From one Lolium rigidum isolate FL_2022 chromosome 4, APGP_CSIRO_Lrig_0.1, whole genome shotgun sequence genomic stretch:
- the LOC124650021 gene encoding alpha-L-fucosidase 2-like, producing MDGDDGNDAGGDWIWVRPPQEAEAASAAAGWPVEDARPLKVVFASPARYFTDAAPIGNGRLGALVWGGVASERLQLNHDTLWTGGPGNYTNPKAPAVLSNVRSLVDKGQYAEATAVAYDLSGEQTQVYQPLGDINIAFGEDIRYTNYERYLDLESATANVTYNVGEVTYSREHFSSHPHQVIATKISADKSGALSCTVSLATPLDHRIRVTDANEIIMEGSCPGERPAGDENAFDHSKGIRFCAILYLQMSGANGTVQVLNDKMLKLDGADSVVLLLAAATSFEGPFVQPSESTLDPTTSAFTTLNMARSMSYSQLKAYHTDDYQSLFQRVSLQLSRGSNDMLGGSTSAHSPDNISQDTAVSDCAIQMAACSRLNELSNSEKPTVDRIVSFIHDEDPSLVELLFQFGRYLLISCSRPGTQIANLQGIWSNDTEPPWDAAPHPNINLQMNYWPSLPCNLSECQEPLFDFIGSLSVNGAKTSKVNYGANGWVSHQVTDLWAKTSPDAGDPSWALWPMGGPWLATHLWEHYSFTMDKQFLEKTAYPLLEGSASFLLSWLIEGQRGYLETNPSTSPEHYFIAPNGKQACVSYSTTMDMSVIREVFSAVLLSADILGKSSTDVVQRIKKALPRLPPVQISRDGTIMEWAQDFKDPEVQHRHVSHLFGLYPGHTMTLEQTPDLCKAVANSLYKRGDEGPGWSTAWKMALWAHLHNSEHAYKMILQLITLVDPEHEVSKEGGLYSNLFTAHPPFQIDANFGFPAALSEMLVQSTGSDLYLLPALPRDKWPQGFVKGLKARGGLTVNICWKEGSLHEALLWSGSSQNSLARVHYGSHSATIGVSPGQVYRFNSDLKCLKSWPL from the exons ATGGATGGAGATGACGGCAACGACGCAGGCGGCGACTGGATCTGGGTGCGTCCACCGCAGGAAGCGGaagcggcctctgcggcggcggGGTGGCCGGTGGAGGATGCGCGGCCTCTGAAGGTGGTATTCGCGTCCCCGGCAAGGTACTTCACTGACGCAGCGCCGATCGGTAACGGCCGTCTTGGCGCCCTGGTCTGGGGCGGCGTTGCCTCCGAGAGGCTCCAACTCAACC ACGACACATTATGGACGGGTGGACCTGGTAACTATACAAACCCCAAAGCTCCTGCTGTTCTTTCTAATGTTAGGAGCCTTGTTGACAAGGGACAGTATGCTGAAGCTACAGCTGTTGCTTATGACCTGTCTGGTGAGCAGACACAG GTCTACCAGCCTCTCGGTGATATTAACATTGCCTTTGGTGAGGATATCAGGTATACAAATTATGAAAGATACCTAGATCTGGAATCTGCAACAGCAAATGTCACATATAATGTTGGGGAAGTAACATACTCAAGGGAACACTTCTCCTCGCATCCACATCAAGTAATTGCGACTAAAATCTCTGCAGACAAATCAGGAGCACTCTCATGCACAGTATCTTTAGCTACACCACTAGATCACCGGATTCGTGTAACAGATGCAAATGAAATAATCATGGAGGGTAGCTGCCCAGGAGAGAGGCCTGCGGGAGATGAGAACGCATTTGATCATTCCAAGGGAATTAGATTTTGTGCTATTCTCTACCTGCAGATGAGTGGTGCCAATGGCACTGTGCAAGTATTGAATGATAAGATGCTGAAACTTGATGGTGCCGACTCAGTAGTTTTGCTTCTTGCAGCTGCAACCTCATTTGAAGGACCATTTGTCCAGCCTTCTGAATCAACACTGGATCCAACAACATCAGCATTCACAACATTAAATATGGCTAGGAGCATGTCATATTCACAGCTGAAAGCTTATCACACGGATGATTACCAGAGTCTTTTCCAGCGTGTATCCTTGCAACTTTCACGGGGCTCTAATGATATGCTTGGAGGTAGCACTTCAGCTCACTCACCAGACAATATCTCTCAGGATACCGCGGTATCTGATTGTGCTATACAGATGGCTGCCTGCTCAAGGTTAAACGAGCTTAGTAATTCAGAGAAGCCTACGGTGGACAGAATTGTAAGTTTTATACATGATGAAGATCCTTCTCTGGTAGAACTTCTGTTCCAGTTTGGTCGCTATCTACTCATTTCTTGTTCGAGACCTGGAACTCAGATTGCCAATCTGCAAGGAATATGGAGCAACGACACTGAGCCACCATGGGA TGCAGCTCCCCATCCAAATATAAATCTACAAATGAATTACTGGCCATCACTTCCTTGTAACCTTAGTGAATGCCAAGAACCACTATTTGACTTTATTGGTTCCCTTTCAGTCAATGGGGCTAAGACATCAAAA GTGAATTACGGAGCTAATGGTTGGGTTAGTCATCAAGTCACAGACTTGTGGGCGAAAACATCACCGGATGCTGGTGATCCTAGTTGGGCTCTATGGCCAATGGGTGGGCCATGGCTGGCTACACACCTGTGGGAGCACTACAGTTTTACAATGGACAAA caatTTTTGGAGAAAACAGCTTATCCCCTTCTGGAAGGATCTGCCTCCTTTCTGCTGTCCTGGTTGATTGAGGGGCAAAGAGGGTATCTGGAAACCAATCCTTCTACTTCCCCTGAGCATTATTTTATTGCTCCAAATGGCAAGCAAGCGTGTGTCAGCTACTCAACAACTATGGACATGTCAGTTATTAGAGAAGTTTTTTCAGCTGTTCTCCTATCTGCTGAT attttaggAAAATCCAGCACTGATGTGGTTCAGAGAATAAAAAAGGCACTACCAAGGCTCCCACCAGTACAAATTTCCAGAGATGGTACTATCATGGAGTGG GCGCAAGATTTTAAGGATCCTGAGGTTCAGCACAGACATGTATCCCATCTGTTTGGTCTTTATCCTGGACATACCATGACACTGGAGCAAACACCTGACCTCTGCAAAGCTGTTGCCAATAGTCTCTATAAAAGAG GTGATGAAGGCCCTGGGTGGTCTACTGCATGGAAGATGGCTCTGTGGGCCCATCTTCACAACAGTGAGCATGCATACAAAATGATTCTGCAGCTAATCACTTTGGTTGATCCGGAACATGAGGTTTCAAAGGAAGGGGGTCTATACAGCAATTTGTtcacagcacatccaccattCCAAATCGATGCAAATTTTGG ATTCCCAGCTGCATTATCAGAAATGCTGGTGCAGAGCACAGGGAGTGACCTGTACCTGCTCCCAGCTCTACCCCGTGACAAGTGGCCTCAAGGCTTTGTTAAAGGTCTGAAGGCACGAGGCGGGTTGACGGTTAACATTTGCTGGAAGGAAGGTAGCCTCCATGAAGCTCTGCTGTGGTCTGGCAGCAGCCAGAATTCGCTTGCGCGGGTCCACTATGGCAGCCACTCTGCCACTATCGGCGTCTCTCCAGGTCAAGTTTACCGGTTCAACTCGGATTTGAAGTGCTTGAAATCCTGGCCACTCTGA